Proteins encoded by one window of Bacillus sp. DTU_2020_1000418_1_SI_GHA_SEK_038:
- a CDS encoding MFS transporter gives MAKIKAWDEKHLILALLFAGWSLGNLDRFVMNYAVISITKDLQLSATSTGFLLSSFFAGYALMQIPGGWLADRYGSRKVLITAIIMWSIFTALTGAAWSLTSILIIRFLFGIGEGGYMPAGSKLIAQIFPSSERGRAMAIVLSSGAFLGILTPIFATTMMATIGWRAMFWIIGGMGIILALIFWFYIKDPKSAVYDVKEESQIQQPKSLLQLLKYPFVWSLFIASFSVNAINWGLLSWMPTYLVNVRGLELLELGWIAAIPGLSAIIGTFGAGYLLDKLPKGKEYIYGIISAACVGILLYLMFNANSVTEFMVYQTIIMIFGAFIIIFLPTNVLKTVPTQIVGSTMGFVSFGGQLAGFVTPIAIGFIVEGSKGSFDAAFWLLIGFAFICTLSFISLVVKK, from the coding sequence TTGGCGAAAATAAAAGCTTGGGATGAAAAGCATTTGATATTAGCGTTATTATTTGCTGGATGGTCGCTTGGGAATTTAGATCGATTTGTGATGAACTATGCTGTTATTTCCATTACGAAAGATTTGCAGCTCAGTGCGACTTCAACAGGGTTTTTACTTAGCAGTTTTTTCGCGGGGTATGCTTTAATGCAAATTCCCGGGGGCTGGTTAGCAGACCGTTATGGCTCAAGGAAAGTTTTGATCACTGCCATCATCATGTGGTCCATCTTTACAGCCTTAACGGGGGCGGCTTGGTCATTAACTTCCATATTAATCATTCGCTTTTTATTTGGCATTGGCGAAGGAGGCTACATGCCAGCTGGATCAAAGCTGATTGCCCAAATTTTTCCGTCATCAGAAAGAGGAAGAGCCATGGCCATCGTTCTTTCATCAGGGGCATTTTTAGGAATTCTCACCCCTATATTTGCAACGACTATGATGGCGACCATTGGATGGCGAGCAATGTTTTGGATAATCGGTGGAATGGGAATTATTTTAGCATTGATTTTTTGGTTTTACATCAAAGATCCTAAATCGGCAGTATACGATGTCAAGGAAGAGTCACAAATTCAACAGCCAAAATCCTTACTTCAGCTATTAAAATATCCTTTTGTTTGGAGCTTGTTCATCGCTTCTTTTAGTGTAAATGCGATTAACTGGGGACTGTTATCATGGATGCCTACCTATCTGGTTAATGTTCGAGGGCTAGAATTGCTTGAATTAGGCTGGATTGCCGCCATTCCAGGATTGTCAGCCATTATTGGGACATTTGGAGCAGGTTATCTGTTAGATAAATTACCAAAGGGAAAAGAATATATTTACGGCATCATCAGTGCCGCTTGTGTTGGTATTTTACTCTATCTCATGTTTAATGCAAATAGTGTCACTGAGTTCATGGTTTATCAAACCATTATCATGATTTTTGGCGCATTTATCATTATTTTTCTCCCTACGAATGTACTAAAGACTGTGCCTACACAGATTGTCGGTTCCACAATGGGATTTGTTAGTTTTGGCGGACAGCTTGCAGGCTTTGTCACACCTATTGCCATTGGGTTTATCGTTGAAGGATCTAAAGGCTCATTTGATGCTGCGTTTTGGCTTCTCATTGGATTCGCCTTCATTTGTACACTTTCGTTTATTTCTTTAGTTGTAAAAAAATAA
- a CDS encoding TRM11 family SAM-dependent methyltransferase, translating into MVVSKYIYTYNCYEEERSLCALEMRSLFGIEPQFGIVESNIKIDPSRSPFMKERVSVMYTADSLDHLLEQVSALQVMGETFKVIYVKNGAPSKTEKAGFENRRSVERKIGLHINGVADLHHPDRLFGVIVVNGRWIFGDYVEGEPVWFRHQQKPHSYSTALNTRVARAIVNIAIPNPTGIKAIDPCCGIGTVLVEALSMGIDIVGSDRNPLVLGGARENIAHFGLSGEVKLADIRDIKNQYDVAIIDLPYNLCSVITQEEKTEMLQSARRFAKRVVVVTVEPIDEILVNTGFVMIDRAVVRKGSFSREVIVCK; encoded by the coding sequence ATGGTGGTTAGTAAATATATTTATACTTACAACTGTTACGAAGAAGAGCGTTCATTATGTGCTTTGGAAATGCGCTCATTATTTGGGATTGAGCCTCAATTCGGCATAGTAGAAAGCAATATAAAGATAGACCCAAGCCGAAGTCCATTTATGAAGGAAAGAGTTTCTGTTATGTATACGGCGGATAGCCTAGATCATCTACTCGAGCAAGTATCAGCCTTACAAGTAATGGGTGAAACATTTAAAGTGATTTATGTAAAAAATGGCGCTCCTTCAAAGACGGAAAAAGCAGGCTTTGAAAATCGGCGTTCTGTTGAGAGGAAAATTGGACTACATATAAATGGAGTGGCTGATCTCCATCACCCAGATCGATTGTTTGGTGTTATTGTAGTAAACGGAAGGTGGATTTTCGGCGATTATGTTGAAGGTGAGCCTGTTTGGTTTCGGCACCAGCAAAAGCCGCATAGTTACTCTACAGCGCTTAATACACGTGTGGCAAGAGCCATTGTTAATATCGCCATACCAAATCCAACTGGGATCAAGGCCATTGATCCTTGCTGTGGAATTGGGACCGTACTAGTGGAGGCTTTATCAATGGGGATAGATATAGTGGGGAGCGATAGGAATCCATTGGTTCTTGGGGGAGCTAGAGAAAATATTGCACATTTCGGACTTTCTGGAGAAGTGAAACTAGCGGATATCCGTGACATCAAAAATCAATATGATGTAGCGATTATTGATTTACCTTATAATTTATGTTCAGTCATCACTCAAGAGGAGAAAACCGAAATGCTTCAAAGTGCACGTAGATTTGCGAAAAGAGTTGTAGTGGTAACTGTTGAGCCAATCGATGAAATCCTTGTCAATACGGGGTTTGTTATGATTGACCGAGCTGTTGTTAGGAAAGGTTCATTTTCCCGCGAAGTAATTGTATGTAAGTAA
- a CDS encoding DinB family protein gives MNFNMKETIEVLERTPQTLEVFLGDLSADWLSCNEGEGTWNATEVIDHLIECEKNNWVPRLEVILQDCENKLFPPFDRYSHLNKKSEESIKQRLLEFKMIRTQNINKLKIQIKPELHLELTGSHPEFGAVKLRELLSTWVVHDLTHIAQVVRIMATRYKEDVGPWKEYLSILK, from the coding sequence ATGAATTTTAATATGAAAGAAACCATTGAAGTTCTGGAGCGCACCCCACAAACTTTAGAGGTTTTTTTAGGTGATTTATCTGCTGACTGGCTGTCATGTAATGAAGGCGAAGGGACATGGAATGCTACTGAAGTGATTGATCACCTCATTGAATGCGAAAAAAACAATTGGGTACCCCGATTAGAGGTCATTCTTCAGGATTGTGAAAATAAGCTCTTCCCACCATTTGACCGCTACTCACATTTAAACAAAAAGTCTGAAGAATCGATTAAACAAAGACTGCTTGAGTTTAAAATGATTAGAACACAAAATATAAACAAACTAAAGATTCAGATTAAACCTGAATTACATCTTGAATTAACTGGATCACATCCTGAATTTGGCGCTGTGAAATTAAGAGAATTGCTTTCTACTTGGGTTGTTCACGACTTAACTCATATTGCCCAAGTCGTCCGGATCATGGCTACAAGATACAAGGAAGACGTCGGTCCGTGGAAAGAATATTTAAGCATATTAAAATAA
- a CDS encoding malate:quinone oxidoreductase — protein sequence MSNSETKTDVILIGAGIMSATLGTLLKELVPEWEISVFEKLENAGEESSNEWNNAGTGHAALCELNYTSEKPDGSIDISKAIKINEQFQLSMQFWSYLVNRKLINNPQDFIMPLPHMSMVQGEENVTFLKKRFEALSNNPLFQGMEFSNDPAKLMEWIPLIMEGRTSNEPIAATKIDNGTDVNFGALTRMLFDHLKNQNVEVKYKHQVEDIKRTSDGLWELKIWNMDTGTIERHTAKFIFIGGGGGSLHLLQKTGIPESKHIGGFPVSGIFLSCNNQEVVEQHHAKVYGKAKVGAPPMSVPHLDTRFIDKKKSLLFGPFAGFSPKFLKTGSNMDLITSVKPNNVLTMLAAGAKEMSLTKYLIQQVMLSKEQRMEELREFIPTAKTEDWELVVAGQRVQVIKDTEAGKGTLQFGTEVINAADGSVAALLGASPGASTAVHVMLEVINKCFPQHVREWEPKIKEMIPSYGVSLMENPELLREIHTSTAEVLGLSEKELVHS from the coding sequence ATGAGCAACAGCGAAACTAAAACTGACGTCATCTTAATTGGTGCCGGAATCATGAGTGCGACTTTAGGGACACTTCTGAAAGAATTAGTACCGGAATGGGAAATTTCAGTATTTGAAAAGCTCGAAAATGCAGGAGAAGAAAGCTCTAACGAATGGAATAATGCAGGAACAGGGCATGCAGCATTGTGCGAGCTTAACTATACAAGCGAAAAACCAGACGGATCTATAGATATTAGCAAGGCTATCAAAATTAATGAACAGTTTCAGCTTTCCATGCAGTTTTGGTCTTATCTTGTCAATAGAAAGCTAATCAATAATCCGCAGGACTTTATCATGCCATTGCCTCATATGAGTATGGTACAAGGGGAAGAAAATGTAACGTTTTTAAAGAAACGTTTTGAAGCGCTTTCAAATAATCCTTTGTTCCAAGGGATGGAATTTTCTAATGACCCAGCAAAATTAATGGAATGGATTCCGCTTATTATGGAAGGCCGTACATCGAATGAACCAATCGCAGCGACAAAAATTGACAATGGAACGGACGTCAACTTTGGCGCTTTAACACGCATGTTATTTGACCATTTAAAAAATCAAAACGTTGAAGTCAAATACAAACATCAAGTTGAAGATATTAAACGGACAAGTGATGGTTTATGGGAATTGAAAATTTGGAATATGGATACCGGCACCATTGAACGCCATACTGCAAAATTCATTTTTATCGGTGGTGGTGGCGGGAGCCTGCATTTACTGCAAAAAACTGGAATTCCTGAAAGCAAACATATTGGGGGATTCCCTGTAAGCGGAATCTTTCTGTCATGTAATAATCAAGAAGTTGTCGAACAGCATCATGCAAAAGTGTACGGAAAAGCTAAAGTTGGCGCGCCGCCAATGTCTGTTCCGCATCTTGATACACGATTTATTGACAAAAAGAAATCGTTGCTTTTTGGACCATTTGCAGGCTTCTCACCGAAGTTCTTAAAAACAGGTTCAAATATGGATTTAATCACTTCAGTAAAACCAAATAATGTTTTAACCATGCTGGCCGCAGGTGCAAAAGAGATGTCATTGACCAAATACCTGATCCAGCAAGTGATGTTATCGAAAGAACAGCGGATGGAAGAATTACGAGAGTTTATTCCGACCGCTAAAACTGAGGATTGGGAATTAGTAGTAGCGGGTCAACGTGTGCAAGTGATTAAAGATACTGAAGCTGGCAAAGGGACGCTTCAATTTGGAACGGAAGTCATTAATGCCGCTGACGGCTCGGTTGCAGCATTACTAGGCGCATCTCCAGGCGCTTCTACTGCAGTCCATGTGATGCTTGAAGTCATAAATAAATGCTTCCCGCAACATGTGAGAGAGTGGGAACCAAAAATTAAAGAAATGATTCCTTCTTATGGCGTGTCACTAATGGAAAATCCAGAGCTTCTGCGTGAAATTCATACTTCAACAGCAGAGGTGCTTGGCTTAAGCGAAAAAGAGCTAGTTCATAGCTAA
- the ahpF gene encoding alkyl hydroperoxide reductase subunit F: MILDADIKAQLAQYLQMMEGDVLLKVSAGSDEVSRDMLALVDELATMSQNIKVENTELQRTPSFSVNRIGEDTGVTFAGVPLGHEFTSLVLALLQVSGRAPKVDKKVIDQVKSIKGEYHFESYISLSCHNCPDVVQALNVMSVLNPNISHTMIDGAAYKEEVESKDILAVPTVYLNGEEFGGGRMSLEEILAKMGGGPDASEFADKDPFDVLVVGGGPAGASAAIYAARKGIRTGIVAERFGGQIMDTLSIENFISVKSTEGPKLAASLEEHVKEYDIDVMNLQRAKRLEKKDLIEVELENGAVLKSKSVILSTGARWRNIGVPGEAEFKNKGVAYCPHCDGPLFAGKKVAVIGGGNSGVEAAIDLAGIVEHVTVLEFNPELKADSVLQDRLNSLSNVTVLKNVQTKEITGTDKVNGITYVERDTEEEKHIELAGVFVQIGLVPNTDWLGETVEQTRIGEIVVDNRGATNLPGVFAAGDCTNNPYKQIIISMGSGANAALGAFDYLIRN, from the coding sequence ATGATACTTGATGCAGATATAAAAGCACAATTAGCCCAATATCTTCAAATGATGGAGGGCGATGTACTTCTCAAAGTAAGTGCGGGATCTGATGAAGTTTCTCGCGACATGCTGGCTTTAGTCGATGAATTAGCCACTATGTCACAAAATATAAAAGTTGAGAACACAGAATTACAAAGAACGCCGAGCTTTAGTGTGAATCGTATCGGCGAAGACACCGGAGTAACGTTTGCGGGTGTCCCTCTTGGCCATGAATTTACTTCATTAGTGTTAGCTCTGCTTCAAGTAAGTGGAAGAGCTCCGAAAGTTGATAAGAAAGTCATTGATCAAGTGAAAAGTATTAAGGGCGAATATCACTTTGAATCATACATCAGCTTAAGTTGTCACAACTGTCCTGATGTTGTACAAGCATTGAACGTGATGAGCGTTCTTAACCCTAATATTTCACATACGATGATCGATGGGGCTGCATATAAAGAAGAAGTAGAAAGCAAAGACATTCTGGCTGTACCAACCGTGTACCTGAATGGCGAAGAATTCGGCGGCGGCCGTATGTCACTAGAAGAAATCCTTGCCAAAATGGGAGGCGGTCCAGATGCGTCCGAGTTTGCTGATAAGGATCCATTCGATGTCCTTGTTGTAGGAGGCGGGCCTGCGGGTGCAAGTGCGGCCATCTATGCAGCACGTAAAGGCATTCGCACAGGTATTGTTGCTGAACGCTTTGGCGGTCAGATTATGGACACGCTTAGCATCGAAAACTTTATCAGTGTAAAGTCCACGGAAGGTCCTAAGCTCGCCGCAAGCCTTGAAGAGCATGTGAAAGAGTATGACATCGATGTGATGAACTTACAGCGTGCTAAGCGTTTAGAAAAGAAAGACCTCATTGAAGTTGAACTGGAAAATGGCGCTGTTCTAAAGAGCAAATCCGTTATCCTTTCAACAGGTGCTCGCTGGCGCAATATCGGTGTACCTGGTGAGGCTGAGTTTAAGAATAAGGGTGTGGCGTACTGCCCGCATTGTGATGGCCCATTATTTGCAGGGAAAAAAGTCGCGGTTATTGGCGGCGGTAACTCCGGCGTTGAAGCTGCCATTGACCTTGCAGGAATTGTCGAACATGTAACCGTTCTTGAATTTAATCCAGAACTTAAAGCAGATTCAGTACTCCAAGACCGTCTTAACAGCTTATCGAATGTCACAGTCCTGAAGAATGTTCAAACGAAAGAAATTACCGGCACTGATAAGGTAAACGGAATTACTTACGTTGAGCGTGACACTGAGGAAGAGAAGCATATCGAATTGGCGGGAGTATTTGTCCAAATCGGTCTTGTGCCAAATACAGACTGGTTAGGTGAAACCGTTGAACAGACTAGAATCGGTGAAATCGTTGTCGACAATCGTGGCGCAACGAACCTCCCTGGCGTGTTTGCTGCAGGAGACTGCACGAACAATCCATATAAGCAGATCATTATTTCTATGGGATCAGGTGCGAATGCGGCCTTAGGCGCATTCGATTATCTAATTCGAAATTAA
- the ahpC gene encoding alkyl hydroperoxide reductase subunit C, whose product MSLIGKEILPFKAQAYDAGSGEFIEVTEQSMKGQWSVVCFYPADFTFVCPTELEDLQNEYATLKGLGVEVFSVSTDTHFTHKAWHDHSETINKIKYVMIGDPSQQLSRNFDVLIEEEGLADRGTFIIDPDGVVQAVEINAGGIGRDASILVNKIKAAQYVRNNPGEVCPAKWQEGSTTLKPSLDLVGKI is encoded by the coding sequence ATGTCTCTAATCGGAAAAGAAATTCTACCATTCAAAGCACAAGCTTATGATGCAGGCAGCGGCGAATTTATTGAGGTTACTGAACAAAGCATGAAAGGACAATGGAGTGTTGTTTGCTTCTATCCAGCTGATTTTACTTTCGTTTGCCCAACTGAGCTTGAGGACCTTCAAAACGAATATGCTACTCTAAAAGGCCTTGGAGTGGAAGTTTTCTCTGTTTCAACAGATACACACTTTACACATAAAGCATGGCATGATCATTCAGAAACTATTAACAAAATCAAATATGTGATGATTGGCGACCCTTCACAACAACTTTCTCGCAACTTCGATGTGCTAATCGAAGAAGAAGGTCTTGCAGATCGCGGTACTTTCATCATCGACCCGGACGGTGTTGTTCAAGCAGTTGAAATTAACGCAGGCGGCATCGGACGTGATGCAAGTATTCTTGTAAATAAAATTAAGGCAGCACAATACGTGCGTAACAACCCAGGTGAAGTATGCCCGGCAAAATGGCAAGAAGGTTCTACTACACTTAAGCCAAGCCTTGACCTTGTAGGGAAAATTTAA
- a CDS encoding HAMP domain-containing sensor histidine kinase, whose protein sequence is MKKYSHLMTTKIIVFIMMITCFTGAIQASVDLDVNDHFGIVFEDNYFRSHSFVRESEPLIFNLSRLIGEYKNEEHILNGGTIRENELRNEEENLFEDYQFHSKSFNPNLSEAENYGNFKEEYADKISHARDRLIKNDLREFHLLLQNIKEVKGPLYYASDGENVYKNSTQTEKGQFKTYPAYLVFEDYSSEIYPEEIEENESFYSLTEEEFDQKGQVIYVAFTDELINNKIKEWKENKAIATKDFYRLVGFFSGFILLFLYLITVAGRKSFKDEEVHLHAIDKLYVDINIFLFSGLTVIWVAMMESVTFSNIHKAVIPITIPISAAGFMLFLSLVRHCKNRTFFKHTLIYQIIYALGKFIGDVYKNGNVAVKTVLIVIGYPILIALTFFMFPITLGLAAWFSLRRIKSFNAIKEGVERIKDGDIHHSIDVGGKGEFAKLAANINSITDGLKKAVDSELRSERLKTELITNVSHDIRTPLTSIITYVDLLKKEKDPAKVEEYIEVLDQKSKRLKILTDDLFEAAKTSSGNIPVHLERIDIESLINQGLGEVNDKIEELGLEFKFNYPKEKVYMKADGKLLWRSIENVLSNIFKYALNGSRVYIDIEDAGNEILLTFKNISAYELNISADELMERFKRGDESRSSQGSGLGLSIAESLTDIQKGKFIIQIDGDLFKTMIYMPKYSD, encoded by the coding sequence TTGAAAAAATATAGCCACTTAATGACAACAAAAATCATTGTTTTTATCATGATGATTACATGTTTTACAGGTGCCATCCAAGCATCTGTAGATTTAGATGTAAATGATCATTTTGGAATCGTTTTTGAAGACAACTACTTTCGCAGCCATTCATTTGTTCGGGAAAGCGAACCTCTCATTTTCAACCTCTCTCGACTAATCGGCGAATATAAGAATGAGGAACATATTTTAAATGGAGGAACGATCAGGGAGAATGAATTAAGAAACGAAGAAGAAAACTTATTTGAAGATTATCAATTCCATTCCAAAAGTTTTAATCCGAATTTAAGTGAAGCGGAAAACTATGGAAATTTTAAAGAAGAATATGCGGATAAGATCTCTCATGCAAGGGACAGGCTGATTAAGAATGATTTAAGAGAATTTCATTTATTATTGCAAAATATAAAAGAGGTTAAAGGTCCTTTGTATTATGCTAGTGATGGTGAAAATGTATATAAGAACAGTACACAGACAGAAAAAGGACAGTTTAAAACATATCCCGCTTATTTAGTGTTTGAGGATTATTCAAGTGAAATTTACCCAGAAGAAATAGAAGAAAATGAATCCTTCTATTCGTTAACAGAAGAGGAATTTGATCAGAAAGGTCAGGTTATTTATGTTGCTTTTACGGACGAATTAATAAATAACAAAATAAAAGAGTGGAAAGAAAATAAAGCAATAGCTACAAAGGACTTTTATAGATTAGTTGGATTTTTTTCGGGATTTATTCTTTTATTTCTATATTTGATCACTGTGGCTGGCAGGAAATCATTTAAGGATGAAGAGGTACATTTACACGCAATAGATAAATTATATGTTGATATAAATATTTTCCTATTCTCAGGACTTACGGTGATATGGGTTGCCATGATGGAATCTGTGACTTTTTCAAACATCCACAAAGCAGTCATTCCGATCACGATTCCGATTTCAGCAGCAGGGTTTATGCTCTTTCTATCCCTAGTAAGGCATTGCAAAAATAGAACGTTTTTCAAGCATACTTTAATCTATCAAATTATTTACGCATTAGGTAAGTTTATAGGAGATGTATATAAAAACGGAAATGTTGCCGTAAAGACGGTATTAATCGTTATCGGCTATCCAATATTGATTGCATTAACATTTTTCATGTTCCCGATCACTTTAGGTCTTGCTGCTTGGTTTTCCTTAAGAAGAATCAAGTCATTTAATGCCATAAAGGAAGGGGTAGAGAGAATAAAGGATGGGGATATTCATCATAGCATTGATGTTGGCGGAAAAGGAGAGTTTGCGAAACTAGCAGCAAATATAAACAGCATCACGGATGGATTGAAAAAAGCGGTGGACAGTGAATTAAGAAGTGAGCGGCTAAAAACAGAGCTAATCACTAATGTATCCCATGATATTCGAACACCTTTAACTTCCATTATTACCTATGTGGATCTACTGAAAAAGGAAAAGGACCCAGCAAAGGTGGAGGAATATATTGAAGTATTGGATCAAAAATCGAAACGGTTAAAAATACTAACTGACGATTTATTTGAAGCAGCAAAGACATCTAGCGGAAATATTCCGGTTCATCTTGAGCGAATCGATATTGAATCACTAATAAACCAAGGGCTAGGGGAAGTTAACGACAAAATTGAGGAGTTAGGTTTAGAATTTAAGTTCAACTATCCTAAGGAAAAGGTATATATGAAAGCCGATGGAAAACTATTATGGAGATCCATTGAAAATGTACTATCCAATATATTCAAATATGCGCTAAATGGATCGAGAGTCTATATCGATATCGAGGATGCAGGCAACGAAATCCTTCTCACCTTCAAGAACATCTCAGCCTACGAGCTTAACATTTCTGCAGACGAATTAATGGAGCGTTTTAAAAGAGGGGATGAATCAAGATCCAGCCAAGGCAGCGGTTTAGGATTATCCATTGCGGAAAGCCTGACCGACATACAAAAAGGCAAATTTATTATTCAAATTGATGGAGACTTGTTTAAGACGATGATCTATATGCCTAAATATAGTGATTGA
- a CDS encoding nucleotide excision repair endonuclease translates to MINITIPKPTVTITKQKNPELSHIYGFTDFHLIPRDKGGIFMFYNSNQELLFVGKARKLRPRIKKHFEDTVSPIKMHRDEVTKIEVCVIEDPVHREIYETYIINELKSKYNIDKVFFR, encoded by the coding sequence GTGATAAACATAACGATTCCAAAACCAACTGTAACCATTACGAAACAAAAGAATCCTGAGCTCAGTCATATTTATGGATTTACTGATTTTCATCTTATCCCTAGAGATAAGGGTGGTATTTTCATGTTTTATAACAGTAATCAAGAGTTATTATTCGTTGGGAAAGCAAGGAAGCTGAGACCAAGAATTAAAAAGCATTTTGAGGATACTGTATCCCCAATCAAAATGCATAGAGATGAAGTTACAAAAATCGAAGTTTGTGTGATTGAAGATCCTGTACATAGAGAAATTTACGAGACGTATATCATTAATGAACTTAAGTCGAAGTACAATATAGACAAGGTGTTTTTTAGATAA
- a CDS encoding alanine--glyoxylate aminotransferase family protein, giving the protein MTKYKDLNVPLRTIMTPGPVEVDPRVLRAMATPILGQFDPAFTNIMNETMEMLRDVFQTDNHWAFPIDGTSRAGIEAVLCSIIEPGDKVLVPIYGRFGYLLTEICQRYGAEVTTMEVPWGEVFDPEVVINKIHEISPKMVAIVHGETSTACMQPLKEIGEACRNADVLLVVDAVASLGGVDIKVDELKLDAVIGGTQKCLSIPSGLAPITYNDRIEEAINKRKSIELGLRKFQSEPSNNRITSNYFDLAQLQDYWSPVRLNHHTEATSMQYALREGLRIILEEGLENRFARHKLNEKALVAGIKAMGLELFGDEKNKLPVVTAIEIPEGIDGDEVRAMMLEDFEVEIASSFGPLHGKIWRIGTMGYSSRKKNILHVLSALEAALIRKGANVNKGESLQAALNVYDESKKQTT; this is encoded by the coding sequence ATGACCAAATACAAAGATTTGAATGTCCCACTCAGAACAATTATGACACCAGGGCCGGTTGAGGTCGATCCGCGAGTATTAAGGGCGATGGCTACCCCGATTTTAGGACAATTTGATCCTGCATTTACGAATATCATGAATGAAACGATGGAAATGCTGAGAGACGTGTTTCAAACAGATAATCACTGGGCATTCCCGATTGACGGAACTTCGAGAGCGGGGATCGAAGCGGTCCTATGCAGTATCATTGAACCAGGAGATAAAGTGTTAGTTCCGATATACGGCCGATTTGGCTACCTTTTAACTGAAATCTGCCAGCGCTATGGGGCAGAGGTGACAACAATGGAGGTTCCTTGGGGAGAGGTGTTTGATCCGGAGGTTGTTATTAATAAGATTCATGAGATTTCTCCAAAAATGGTTGCCATTGTTCATGGAGAAACATCGACTGCATGCATGCAGCCGCTAAAAGAAATTGGCGAAGCTTGCCGTAATGCAGATGTTTTGTTAGTTGTCGATGCAGTAGCTTCATTAGGAGGAGTCGACATCAAGGTGGATGAACTCAAGCTTGATGCTGTTATTGGCGGTACGCAAAAATGCTTATCCATTCCATCCGGATTAGCTCCGATTACTTATAACGATCGAATTGAAGAAGCAATTAATAAACGTAAAAGCATCGAATTAGGCTTGAGGAAATTCCAGAGTGAGCCATCTAATAACCGAATTACAAGCAATTATTTTGACTTAGCACAGCTTCAGGATTATTGGAGTCCGGTCCGCTTGAATCATCATACGGAAGCAACGAGCATGCAATATGCTTTAAGAGAAGGGCTTCGTATTATTCTTGAAGAAGGACTTGAAAACCGCTTCGCCCGCCATAAGCTAAATGAAAAAGCATTAGTTGCAGGAATTAAAGCGATGGGCCTTGAGTTATTTGGTGATGAAAAGAACAAACTACCTGTCGTGACCGCCATTGAGATTCCGGAAGGGATTGATGGCGATGAGGTACGCGCCATGATGTTAGAAGATTTTGAGGTGGAGATTGCCAGCTCTTTTGGCCCGCTTCACGGAAAGATTTGGAGAATCGGGACAATGGGATATAGCTCCCGTAAGAAAAATATCCTTCATGTTCTTTCGGCATTAGAAGCAGCCCTTATCCGGAAAGGCGCCAATGTGAATAAAGGCGAAAGCTTACAGGCAGCATTGAACGTATATGATGAATCCAAAAAGCAGACAACTTAA
- a CDS encoding response regulator transcription factor, whose amino-acid sequence MNILVCDDDKAIVDAIGIYLVNEGYQIFKAFNGIEAIDFIDHQEIHLIIMDIMMPKMDGIKATMKIRETNKIPLIMLSAKSEDYDKILGLNIGADDYITKPFNPLELIARVKSQLRRYTTLGGLETKKNVFKTGGLVIDDESKTITVDGEAVHLTPVQYKILKLLTANAGRVFSIEEIYEKVWNETAFSPENTVTVHIRKIREKIEINPKEPKYLKVVWGVGYKVEKI is encoded by the coding sequence ATGAACATATTAGTTTGTGATGATGATAAAGCCATTGTCGATGCGATAGGAATTTACTTAGTTAATGAAGGCTATCAAATTTTCAAAGCATTTAATGGAATAGAGGCGATCGATTTTATCGATCATCAGGAGATTCATTTGATTATCATGGATATTATGATGCCTAAGATGGACGGGATAAAAGCGACCATGAAGATTCGAGAAACTAATAAAATTCCATTAATTATGCTTTCCGCGAAATCGGAGGATTACGACAAAATATTAGGTTTAAATATTGGGGCGGATGACTACATAACCAAGCCTTTTAATCCTTTAGAGCTTATTGCAAGAGTTAAATCCCAGCTGAGAAGATACACAACATTGGGCGGGCTGGAAACAAAGAAAAATGTATTTAAAACGGGCGGACTTGTGATTGATGATGAAAGTAAAACAATAACGGTCGATGGAGAAGCGGTCCACCTTACACCGGTGCAATATAAGATACTAAAGCTTCTAACAGCAAACGCCGGGAGAGTGTTCTCTATAGAGGAAATTTATGAGAAGGTATGGAATGAAACGGCGTTTAGTCCGGAAAATACTGTCACCGTCCATATAAGAAAAATTAGAGAGAAAATCGAAATCAATCCGAAAGAGCCAAAATATTTGAAGGTAGTGTGGGGAGTTGGATATAAAGTTGAAAAAATATAG